In the genome of Xanthomonas translucens pv. cerealis, one region contains:
- a CDS encoding endonuclease/exonuclease/phosphatase family protein has protein sequence MTGNPRRRHRLGWLLLALAAHAGAQALPAGLPAPPPTPTATLSVVSLNLEQDRNDWPARRVRIVETLQRLQPDAIALQEVLQTTALPNQAQWLAAQLGYHCHFISADPPSRPQRRGNALLTRLPVLEEAETLLHPFEDHSVAGLVRVDLHGQPVNLYFTRLHAERDGGASRREQADDLMAWIDATAEGVPSLLAGGFFAAADAPELAPLAARFGDSDARLRGTRNDTPRNGLDPHLFALAAQADHVFFERDRFRPLRSARLLPRTPGAARGADPRGLLVALQPLDPLPIEAPPPPR, from the coding sequence ATGACCGGGAATCCACGACGACGGCATCGACTCGGCTGGCTGCTGCTGGCCCTGGCCGCGCATGCGGGCGCGCAAGCGCTGCCCGCCGGTTTGCCTGCGCCGCCGCCCACCCCAACCGCCACGCTCAGCGTGGTCAGCCTCAATCTCGAGCAGGACCGCAACGACTGGCCGGCGCGCCGCGTGCGTATCGTCGAGACGCTGCAACGGCTGCAACCCGATGCGATCGCGCTGCAGGAGGTGCTGCAGACCACGGCATTGCCGAACCAGGCGCAATGGCTGGCCGCACAGCTCGGCTACCACTGCCATTTCATCAGCGCCGATCCGCCGAGCCGGCCGCAACGCCGCGGCAACGCGCTGCTGACCCGGCTGCCGGTACTGGAGGAAGCGGAAACCTTATTGCATCCGTTCGAGGACCACAGCGTGGCCGGGCTGGTGCGCGTGGACCTGCACGGACAGCCGGTGAACCTGTACTTCACCCGCCTGCATGCCGAACGCGATGGCGGCGCCAGCCGCCGCGAGCAGGCCGACGACCTGATGGCGTGGATCGACGCCACCGCCGAGGGCGTGCCCTCGCTGCTGGCTGGCGGTTTCTTCGCCGCCGCCGACGCGCCGGAGCTGGCGCCGCTGGCCGCGCGCTTCGGCGACAGCGATGCGCGCCTGCGCGGCACACGCAACGACACCCCGCGCAACGGCCTGGATCCGCACCTGTTCGCGCTGGCCGCGCAGGCCGACCATGTGTTCTTCGAACGCGACCGCTTCCGTCCGCTACGCAGCGCGCGGCTGCTGCCGCGCACCCCGGGCGCCGCGCGCGGCGCCGACCCACGCGGCCTGCTGGTGGCGCTGCAGCCGCTGGATCCGCTGCCGATCGAGGCGCCGCCGCCGCCGCGCTGA
- a CDS encoding superoxide dismutase: protein MAYTLPKLPYAYDALEPHIDAQTMEIHHTKHHQTYINNVNAALEGTEYADLPVEALVSKLKSLPENLQGPVRNNGGGHANHSLFWTVMAPNAGGTPVGEVAKAIDSQLGGFDKFKDAFTKAALTRFGSGWAWLSVTPDKKIVVESTANQDSPLFEGNTPILGLDVWEHAYYLKYQNRRPDYIGAFFNVVDWNEVERRYHAAIA, encoded by the coding sequence ATGGCCTACACCCTCCCCAAGCTGCCCTACGCCTACGACGCGCTGGAACCGCACATCGATGCGCAGACGATGGAAATCCATCACACCAAGCATCACCAGACCTACATCAACAACGTCAACGCCGCGCTGGAAGGCACCGAGTACGCCGACCTGCCGGTCGAGGCGCTGGTGTCCAAGCTGAAGTCGCTGCCGGAGAACTTGCAGGGTCCGGTGCGCAACAACGGCGGCGGCCACGCCAACCATTCGCTGTTCTGGACGGTGATGGCGCCCAACGCCGGCGGCACCCCGGTCGGCGAGGTCGCCAAGGCGATCGACAGCCAACTGGGCGGTTTCGACAAGTTCAAGGACGCCTTCACCAAGGCCGCGCTGACCCGCTTCGGCAGCGGCTGGGCGTGGCTGAGCGTGACCCCGGACAAGAAGATCGTGGTCGAAAGCACCGCCAACCAGGACAGCCCGCTGTTCGAGGGCAATACCCCGATCCTGGGCCTGGACGTGTGGGAACACGCGTACTACCTGAAGTACCAGAACCGCCGCCCGGACTACATCGGCGCGTTCTTCAACGTGGTGGACTGGAACGAAGTCGAGCGCCGCTACCACGCCGCGATCGCCTGA
- a CDS encoding guanyl-specific ribonuclease translates to MRKPVLLIVAIALLAAGLWGIRALQQPPHPQFAPALTHPAPLPAPTPAPATPAANADATLPPFLPPEARATITLIQRGGPFPHRQDGSVFGNRENRLPSRPRGYYREYTVDTPGLEHRGTRRIVTGGDPPDVWYYSDDHYASFRSFSIASGRPSP, encoded by the coding sequence ATGCGCAAGCCCGTGTTACTGATCGTCGCGATCGCGCTGCTCGCCGCCGGGCTGTGGGGCATCCGCGCCTTGCAGCAGCCGCCGCATCCGCAGTTCGCCCCCGCGCTCACTCATCCTGCGCCGTTGCCGGCGCCTACACCGGCACCGGCCACGCCGGCCGCGAACGCGGACGCCACGCTGCCGCCGTTCCTGCCGCCCGAAGCGCGCGCCACCATCACGCTGATCCAGCGTGGCGGTCCGTTCCCGCACCGCCAGGACGGCAGCGTGTTCGGCAACCGCGAAAACCGGCTGCCGTCACGCCCGCGCGGCTACTATCGCGAATACACCGTCGACACGCCGGGGCTGGAGCACCGCGGGACGCGGCGCATCGTCACCGGCGGCGACCCGCCGGACGTCTGGTACTACAGCGACGACCACTACGCCAGTTTCCGCAGTTTCAGCATCGCCTCCGGGAGGCCGTCGCCATGA
- a CDS encoding barstar family protein: MNTFNFSLNLAEPAASGVYRVANSDLDSIAALGRDAGLRLCRIDLRGCSSKPMLLMRLAAQLDFPIGFGRNWDALMDGLRDLSWLPAKGGYALLLEDAAELQSVAKKDFDVLLELLDDVAKEWAQDGIAFVAFVGLLTGDEVEPDERTSQADDLDDDDEEEAASR, from the coding sequence ATGAATACTTTCAATTTTTCGCTCAACCTGGCCGAGCCGGCCGCCTCCGGCGTCTACCGCGTCGCCAACAGCGACCTGGACAGCATCGCCGCCCTCGGCCGCGACGCCGGCCTGCGGCTGTGCCGGATCGACCTGCGCGGCTGCAGCAGCAAGCCGATGCTGCTGATGCGGCTGGCCGCGCAGCTGGACTTCCCGATCGGCTTCGGCCGCAACTGGGATGCATTGATGGACGGCCTGCGCGACCTGTCGTGGCTGCCGGCCAAGGGCGGCTATGCGCTGCTACTGGAAGACGCGGCCGAACTGCAATCAGTGGCGAAGAAGGATTTCGACGTGCTGCTGGAACTGCTCGACGACGTGGCCAAGGAATGGGCGCAGGACGGCATCGCCTTCGTCGCCTTCGTCGGCCTGCTGACCGGCGACGAGGTCGAACCCGACGAGCGAACCAGCCAGGCCGATGACCTGGATGACGACGACGAAGAGGAAGCCGCTTCGCGCTGA
- a CDS encoding ATP-binding cassette domain-containing protein — MPLITLQNVDYSVGGPLLLEKTELSIEPGERIALIGRNGAGKSTLMKLIAGELKPDDGEIRVQQGVRIARLEQEVPHGAAGSVFDVVADGLGELGHWLAEFHRLSHAAEFDGDALGAVQSKIDGANGWALDQRVNETLTRLDLDGDAEFARLSGGMKRRVLLARALVSAPDLLLLDEPTNHLDIEAIDWLELFLKGWNGSVVFVTHDRRFLRALATRIVEIDRGQVTSWPGDWANYERRREERLNAQAQENARFDKMLAQEEVWIRQGIKARRTRDEGRVRRLESMRNERTQRRELGGNVRMEAAQGESSGKKVIEARELSFAFGARTMVRDFSSTILRGDRIGLIGPNGSGKTTLLKLLLGELTPGSGEVRTGTNLQVAYFDQYRATLREDWSAIENVAEGRDFIEVNGKRKHVHGYLQDFLFTPERARAPITRLSGGERNRLLLARLFAQPSNLLVMDEPTNDLDVETLELLEELLGDYTGTLLLVSHDRDFIDNVVTSTMVMEGDGRIGEYVGGYSDWVRQRAAPPASAMAVAKASATAAATAPVAASAAAPPAKRKLSYKDARELEQLPARIETLEQQVAALTAAMTESSFYQRDAAAVTAHTQALTQAQAELDAAYARWSELDA; from the coding sequence ATGCCTCTTATCACCCTACAGAACGTCGACTACAGCGTCGGCGGCCCCTTGTTGCTGGAAAAGACCGAACTGTCGATCGAGCCGGGCGAGCGTATCGCCCTGATCGGCCGCAACGGCGCCGGCAAATCGACCTTGATGAAACTGATCGCCGGCGAGCTCAAGCCCGATGATGGCGAGATCCGCGTCCAGCAGGGCGTGCGTATCGCGCGGCTGGAGCAGGAGGTGCCGCACGGCGCCGCCGGCAGCGTGTTCGACGTGGTCGCCGATGGCCTGGGCGAGCTCGGCCACTGGCTGGCCGAGTTCCACCGGCTCAGCCATGCCGCCGAGTTCGACGGCGATGCGCTGGGCGCGGTGCAGTCCAAGATCGACGGCGCCAACGGCTGGGCGCTGGACCAGCGGGTCAACGAGACCCTGACCCGGCTCGACCTGGACGGCGACGCGGAGTTCGCGCGGCTGTCCGGCGGCATGAAGCGGCGCGTGCTGCTGGCGCGCGCGCTGGTCTCGGCGCCGGACCTGCTGCTGCTGGACGAGCCGACCAACCACCTGGACATCGAGGCGATCGACTGGCTGGAACTGTTCCTGAAAGGCTGGAACGGCAGCGTGGTGTTCGTCACCCACGACCGGCGCTTCCTGCGCGCCCTGGCCACCCGCATCGTCGAGATCGACCGCGGCCAGGTCACCAGCTGGCCCGGCGACTGGGCCAACTACGAGCGCCGCCGCGAGGAACGGCTCAACGCGCAGGCGCAGGAGAACGCGCGCTTCGACAAGATGCTGGCGCAGGAAGAAGTGTGGATCCGCCAGGGCATCAAGGCGCGTCGCACCCGCGACGAAGGCCGCGTGCGGCGCCTGGAATCGATGCGCAACGAGCGTACCCAGCGCCGCGAGCTCGGCGGCAACGTGCGCATGGAGGCGGCGCAGGGCGAGTCCTCGGGCAAGAAGGTGATCGAGGCCAGGGAGCTGAGCTTCGCGTTCGGTGCGCGGACCATGGTGCGCGATTTCTCCAGCACCATCCTGCGCGGCGACCGCATCGGCCTGATCGGCCCCAACGGCAGCGGCAAGACCACGCTGCTGAAGCTGCTGCTGGGCGAGCTGACCCCGGGCAGCGGCGAGGTGCGCACCGGCACCAACCTGCAGGTGGCCTATTTCGACCAGTACCGCGCCACCTTGCGTGAGGACTGGAGCGCGATCGAGAACGTCGCCGAGGGCCGCGACTTCATCGAGGTCAACGGCAAGCGTAAGCACGTGCACGGCTATCTGCAGGATTTCCTGTTCACCCCGGAACGCGCGCGCGCGCCGATCACCCGCCTGTCCGGCGGCGAGCGCAACCGCCTGCTGCTGGCGCGGTTGTTCGCGCAGCCGTCGAACCTGCTGGTGATGGACGAACCGACCAACGACCTGGACGTGGAGACGCTGGAGCTGCTGGAAGAGTTGCTCGGCGACTACACCGGCACCTTGCTGCTGGTTAGCCACGACCGCGACTTCATCGACAACGTGGTGACCTCGACCATGGTGATGGAAGGCGACGGCCGCATCGGCGAGTACGTCGGCGGCTATAGCGACTGGGTGCGGCAGCGCGCCGCGCCGCCGGCCAGCGCGATGGCGGTGGCCAAGGCCTCGGCCACTGCGGCTGCCACTGCACCGGTTGCTGCTTCCGCCGCGGCGCCGCCCGCCAAGCGCAAGCTCAGCTACAAGGATGCGCGCGAGCTGGAGCAGTTGCCGGCGCGGATCGAGACCCTGGAGCAGCAGGTCGCGGCCTTGACCGCGGCGATGACCGAGTCGTCGTTCTACCAGCGCGATGCGGCGGCGGTGACCGCGCATACGCAGGCACTGACCCAGGCGCAGGCCGAGCTGGACGCGGCCTATGCGCGCTGGAGCGAGCTGGACGCGTAG
- the dbpA gene encoding ATP-dependent RNA helicase DbpA codes for MNDFDTLSLSPALAPGIDALGYTTMTPVQAQSLPPILAGSDVIVQAPTGSGKTAAFGLGLLHRLDPALTRAQALVLCPTRELADQVGKQLRKLATGIPNMKLVVLTGGMPLGPQLASLEAHDPQVVVGTPGRIQELARKRALHLGGVRTLVLDEGDRMLDMGFEEPIREIASRCDKHRQSLLFSATFPEAIRTLARELLQEPVEVTIEGADNAPEIEQQFFEVDPSYRQKAVAGLLLRFTPESSVVFCNTRKEVDEVAGSLQQFGFSALALHGDMEQRDRDEVLVRFVNRSCNVLVASDVAARGLDVEDLAAVLNYELPTDTETYRHRIGRTARAGKRGLALSLVAPRELARAQALEAEQGQALRWSRAPLATARPAQLPQAAMVTLRIDGGKTDKLRAGDILGALTGDAGLSGAAIGKIAIYATRSYVAIAREHADRALGQLQAGKIKGRRFRVSKL; via the coding sequence ATGAACGATTTCGACACCCTGTCCCTCTCCCCGGCGCTGGCGCCGGGCATCGACGCGCTCGGCTACACCACCATGACCCCGGTGCAGGCGCAGAGCCTGCCGCCGATCCTGGCCGGCAGCGACGTCATCGTGCAGGCGCCCACCGGCAGCGGCAAGACAGCCGCGTTCGGCCTGGGCCTGCTGCACAGGCTGGACCCGGCACTGACCCGCGCGCAGGCGCTGGTGCTGTGCCCGACCCGCGAACTGGCCGACCAGGTCGGCAAGCAGCTGCGCAAGCTGGCCACCGGCATTCCCAACATGAAGCTGGTGGTGCTGACCGGCGGCATGCCGCTCGGCCCGCAGCTGGCCTCGCTGGAGGCGCACGACCCGCAGGTGGTGGTCGGCACGCCCGGGCGCATCCAGGAACTGGCGCGCAAGCGTGCGCTGCACCTGGGCGGAGTGCGCACGCTGGTGCTGGACGAGGGCGACCGCATGCTCGACATGGGCTTCGAGGAACCGATCCGCGAGATCGCCAGCCGCTGCGACAAGCACCGCCAGAGCCTGCTGTTCTCGGCCACCTTCCCCGAGGCGATCCGCACCCTGGCACGCGAGCTGCTGCAGGAACCGGTCGAGGTCACCATCGAAGGCGCCGACAACGCGCCGGAGATCGAGCAGCAGTTCTTCGAAGTCGATCCGAGCTACCGGCAGAAAGCCGTGGCCGGGCTGCTACTGCGTTTCACTCCCGAATCCAGCGTGGTGTTCTGCAACACTCGCAAGGAGGTCGACGAAGTGGCTGGCTCACTGCAGCAATTCGGCTTCTCGGCGCTGGCGCTGCATGGCGACATGGAACAGCGCGACCGCGACGAGGTGCTGGTGCGCTTCGTCAACCGCAGCTGCAACGTGCTGGTCGCCAGCGACGTGGCCGCGCGCGGGTTGGACGTGGAAGACCTGGCGGCAGTGCTCAACTACGAACTGCCGACCGATACCGAAACCTACCGCCACCGCATCGGCCGCACCGCGCGCGCCGGCAAGCGCGGCCTGGCGCTGAGCCTGGTGGCGCCGCGCGAGCTGGCGCGTGCGCAGGCGCTGGAAGCCGAACAAGGTCAGGCGCTGCGTTGGTCGCGCGCGCCGCTGGCCACCGCGCGCCCGGCGCAATTGCCCCAGGCGGCAATGGTCACGCTGCGCATCGACGGCGGCAAGACCGACAAGTTGCGCGCCGGCGACATCCTCGGCGCGCTGACCGGCGACGCCGGGCTGTCCGGCGCGGCGATCGGCAAGATCGCGATCTATGCCACCCGCTCCTACGTCGCCATCGCCCGCGAGCACGCCGACCGGGCGCTGGGACAGCTGCAGGCGGGCAAAATCAAGGGCCGCCGGTTCCGGGTCAGCAAGCTGTGA
- a CDS encoding adenine phosphoribosyltransferase, translating into MNDSSCCGAPSDAPAHWSGRIRDIADFPTPGIVFKDITPLLADGPDFASALDEMARPWRTTPLDAVLGIESRGFILGAALAHELRTGFVPIRKPGKLPGRTVTQDYTLEYGSDRIEMHADALPAGARVLIVDDVLATGGTLRAALALARQLQLEIVGAVVLVELQALQGRERWSEDVPLLATLTY; encoded by the coding sequence ATGAACGATTCCTCCTGTTGCGGCGCGCCCAGCGACGCACCGGCCCACTGGTCCGGCCGCATCCGCGACATCGCCGATTTCCCGACGCCGGGCATCGTGTTCAAGGACATCACCCCGCTGCTGGCCGACGGCCCCGATTTCGCCTCGGCGCTGGACGAAATGGCCCGTCCCTGGCGCACCACGCCGCTGGACGCGGTGCTGGGTATCGAGTCGCGCGGCTTCATCCTGGGCGCGGCGCTGGCGCACGAACTGCGCACCGGTTTCGTGCCGATCCGCAAGCCGGGCAAGCTGCCGGGCAGGACGGTGACCCAGGACTACACGCTGGAATACGGCAGCGACCGCATCGAAATGCACGCCGATGCGCTGCCGGCCGGCGCCCGGGTGCTGATCGTCGATGATGTGCTCGCCACCGGCGGCACCTTGCGCGCGGCGCTGGCGCTGGCGCGGCAACTGCAGCTGGAGATCGTTGGTGCGGTGGTGCTGGTCGAGTTGCAGGCGCTGCAGGGGCGCGAGCGCTGGAGCGAGGACGTGCCGCTGTTGGCGACGCTGACCTATTGA
- a CDS encoding efflux RND transporter permease subunit produces MLARFFIARPIFAWVLAICIMAAGTIAVVTLPVEQYPDIAPPGVNVTATYNGASAQTVEDSVTQVIEQQIKGIDHLLYFSSTSSSSGQARISITFDQAANPDIAQVQVQNAVNQALNRLPQEVQQQGVTVAKSQGDSLMAVALYDSTDRLDNVDISDYLVSTLQDPISRINGVGEINVFGAQYAMRVWLDPHKLNAYKLMPGDVRSAIEAQNTQVTAGELGALPTGAEQALNATVTAQSRLRTAEQFRAIILATQADGSSVHLGDVARVEIGAENYQNSATLNGHPASGFSVTLSSGANAVATSDAVRAAIERLKPTFPPGMEVAYPRDSTPFVRVSIEGVVHTLIEAIVLVVVVMFLFLQNGRATLIPAITVPVVLLGTFGILAAAGFTINTLTLFAMVLAIGLLVDDAIVVVENVERIMHEQHLPPREATQQSMGEITGALIGITVVLGAVFLPMAFFGGSTGIIYRQFSITIASAMALSALVALTLTPALCATLLKPVEKERQLGRFFRWFNRGVERSQQAYQRRLGTLLRQPRRWMALCVLIVLAMAALYARMPTGFLPVEDQGQVQIQFTTPEGTPLARTEALGRRINDYFLAHEKHNITAVFMVIGRNNAGTGQNAGQAFVALRPWGERNRDNTAQAIIDRANAYFRGTADAKISVLSPPAVRGLGQSSGFELWIRDSDGAGRAALLKAQQQVLQDAGDDPQLTAVRLNGLGDKAQLQVDIDQAQASALGLAQGDINGTLSTAWGGSYVNDFVDRGRVKRVYVQGDAPYRSLPEDIGQWYVRGKDGQMAPFASFASTHWTRGPQLQQRFNGLPAAQIQGGAAADSSSGEAMQRMQGLVAKQKGFGLQWSGLSYQEQLSSNQTLWLYTASILFIFLCLAALYESWSIPLAVLLVIPLGVLGTVVATTLAGFVNDIYFQVGLLTTIGLSAKNAILIVEFAEAEQRAGRPLLEAALEGARLRLRPIVMTSLAFVAGVLPLALSTGAGAASRREIGVSVIGGMLSGTLLAVLLVPLFFVLVRRLLHGRAADAQAG; encoded by the coding sequence ATGCTCGCGCGCTTCTTCATCGCCCGCCCGATCTTCGCCTGGGTGCTGGCGATCTGCATCATGGCCGCCGGCACCATCGCCGTGGTCACCCTGCCGGTGGAGCAGTATCCGGACATCGCCCCGCCCGGGGTCAACGTCACCGCCACCTACAACGGCGCCTCGGCGCAGACGGTGGAGGACAGCGTCACCCAGGTGATCGAGCAGCAGATCAAGGGCATCGACCACCTGCTGTACTTCTCCTCGACCAGTTCCTCGTCCGGGCAGGCGCGGATCAGCATCACCTTCGACCAGGCCGCCAATCCCGACATCGCCCAGGTGCAGGTGCAGAACGCGGTCAACCAGGCGCTCAACCGCCTGCCGCAGGAAGTGCAGCAGCAGGGCGTGACCGTGGCCAAGTCGCAGGGCGACAGCCTGATGGCGGTGGCGCTGTACGACAGCACCGACCGGCTGGACAACGTCGACATCTCCGACTATCTGGTCAGCACCCTGCAGGATCCGATCAGCCGCATCAACGGCGTCGGCGAGATCAACGTGTTTGGCGCGCAGTACGCGATGCGCGTGTGGCTGGACCCGCACAAGCTCAACGCCTACAAGCTGATGCCCGGCGACGTGCGCAGTGCGATCGAGGCGCAGAACACCCAGGTCACCGCCGGCGAACTGGGCGCGCTGCCGACCGGCGCCGAGCAGGCGCTCAACGCCACGGTCACCGCGCAGTCGCGGCTGCGGACCGCGGAGCAGTTCCGCGCCATCATCCTGGCCACCCAGGCCGACGGCTCCAGCGTGCACCTGGGCGACGTGGCGCGGGTGGAGATCGGCGCGGAGAACTACCAGAACAGCGCCACGCTCAACGGCCATCCGGCGTCCGGCTTCTCGGTGACGCTGTCCTCCGGCGCCAACGCGGTGGCCACCTCCGATGCGGTGCGTGCCGCCATCGAGCGGCTCAAGCCGACCTTCCCGCCGGGCATGGAAGTGGCCTATCCGCGCGACAGCACGCCGTTCGTGCGGGTCTCGATCGAGGGCGTGGTGCACACCCTGATCGAGGCGATCGTGCTGGTGGTGGTGGTGATGTTCCTGTTCCTGCAGAACGGCCGCGCCACGCTGATCCCGGCGATCACCGTGCCGGTGGTGCTGCTGGGCACGTTCGGCATCCTCGCCGCAGCCGGCTTCACCATCAACACGCTGACCCTGTTCGCGATGGTGCTGGCGATCGGCTTGCTGGTGGACGATGCGATCGTGGTGGTGGAGAACGTCGAGCGGATCATGCACGAGCAGCATCTGCCGCCGCGCGAGGCGACCCAGCAATCGATGGGCGAGATCACCGGCGCGCTGATCGGCATCACCGTGGTGCTGGGCGCGGTGTTCCTGCCGATGGCGTTCTTCGGCGGCTCCACCGGCATCATCTACCGCCAGTTCTCGATCACCATCGCCTCGGCGATGGCGCTGTCGGCGCTGGTCGCGCTGACCCTGACCCCGGCGCTGTGCGCGACCCTGCTCAAGCCGGTGGAAAAGGAGCGCCAGCTCGGACGCTTCTTCCGCTGGTTCAACCGCGGCGTGGAGCGCAGCCAGCAGGCCTACCAGCGCCGGCTCGGCACGCTGCTGCGGCAGCCGCGGCGCTGGATGGCGCTGTGTGTGCTGATCGTGCTGGCGATGGCGGCGCTGTACGCGCGCATGCCGACCGGCTTTCTGCCGGTGGAGGACCAGGGCCAGGTGCAGATCCAGTTCACCACGCCCGAAGGCACGCCGCTGGCCAGGACCGAGGCGCTGGGCCGGCGCATCAACGATTACTTCCTGGCCCACGAGAAGCACAACATCACCGCAGTGTTCATGGTGATCGGCCGCAACAACGCCGGCACCGGGCAGAACGCCGGCCAAGCCTTCGTCGCGCTGCGGCCATGGGGCGAGCGCAACCGCGACAACACCGCGCAGGCGATCATCGACCGCGCCAATGCGTATTTCCGCGGCACCGCCGACGCCAAGATCAGCGTGCTGTCGCCGCCGGCGGTGCGCGGCCTGGGCCAGTCCAGCGGTTTCGAACTGTGGATCCGCGACAGCGACGGCGCCGGCCGCGCGGCCCTGCTCAAGGCGCAGCAGCAGGTGCTGCAGGACGCCGGCGACGATCCGCAGCTGACCGCGGTGCGGCTCAACGGCCTGGGCGACAAGGCGCAGTTGCAGGTGGACATCGACCAGGCCCAGGCCAGTGCGCTGGGCCTGGCGCAGGGCGACATCAACGGCACCTTGTCCACCGCCTGGGGCGGCAGCTACGTCAACGATTTCGTCGATCGCGGCCGGGTCAAGCGCGTCTATGTGCAGGGCGATGCGCCGTACCGTTCGCTGCCGGAAGACATCGGCCAGTGGTATGTGCGCGGCAAGGACGGTCAGATGGCGCCGTTCGCCAGCTTCGCCAGCACCCACTGGACCCGCGGGCCGCAGTTGCAGCAGCGCTTCAATGGCCTGCCGGCGGCGCAGATCCAGGGTGGCGCGGCGGCCGACAGCAGTTCCGGCGAGGCGATGCAGCGGATGCAGGGGTTGGTCGCCAAGCAGAAGGGCTTCGGCCTGCAGTGGAGCGGCCTGTCCTACCAGGAGCAGCTGTCGAGCAACCAGACGCTGTGGCTGTACACCGCCTCGATCCTGTTCATTTTCTTGTGCCTGGCGGCGCTGTACGAGAGCTGGTCGATCCCGCTGGCAGTGCTGCTGGTGATTCCGCTGGGCGTGCTCGGCACGGTGGTCGCGACCACCCTGGCCGGCTTCGTCAACGACATCTACTTCCAGGTCGGCCTGCTGACCACGATCGGCCTGTCGGCGAAGAACGCGATCCTGATCGTCGAGTTCGCCGAGGCCGAGCAGCGCGCCGGGCGGCCGTTGCTGGAAGCGGCGCTGGAAGGCGCGCGGCTGCGCCTGCGGCCGATCGTGATGACCTCGCTGGCGTTCGTCGCCGGCGTGCTGCCTTTGGCGCTGTCCACCGGCGCCGGCGCGGCCAGCCGCCGCGAGATCGGCGTCAGCGTGATCGGCGGCATGCTCTCGGGCACGCTGCTGGCGGTGCTGCTGGTGCCGTTGTTCTTTGTGCTGGTGCGGCGCCTGCTGCATGGCCGGGCGGCGGACGCGCAGGCCGGGTAG
- a CDS encoding efflux RND transporter periplasmic adaptor subunit, translating to MSAPFVQRSRRTLLLLVCVALVTLAGCKGERTAPPAQARTVGVVTLQPQSVPLSAELAGRTAASEESEVRPQVGGILRKRLFEEGAMVRAGQPLFQIEPVLYQAAANEAQANLATAEATLATAKLRAERYRELGKTRLAAQQDVDDAQATYKEALASRDANRAALDTARTQLRFATVEAPISGRIGRARVTPGALVTASQADAIAKIQQLDPMNVDITQSGSQFLALRRAIAAGGVQPATAEVRLKLSDGSDYPLPGTLQFADIDVEETTGSVTLRARFPNPDAQLLPGMYVRAIVGQGIRQQALLVPQAAVDRTPRGDAQAWVVGADNIVRQRQFTTLRAVGDRWLVGDGLKPGERVVVEGRQGLSDGAKVTVKPAAAGAGKG from the coding sequence ATGTCCGCGCCTTTCGTCCAGCGTTCTCGCCGCACGCTGTTGTTGCTGGTGTGCGTCGCCCTCGTCACACTCGCCGGCTGCAAGGGCGAGCGCACCGCGCCGCCGGCGCAGGCCAGGACCGTGGGGGTGGTGACGCTGCAGCCGCAAAGCGTGCCGCTCAGCGCCGAGCTGGCCGGGCGCACCGCCGCCTCCGAAGAGTCCGAAGTGCGCCCGCAGGTCGGCGGCATCCTGCGCAAGCGGCTGTTCGAGGAGGGCGCGATGGTGCGCGCCGGGCAGCCGTTGTTCCAGATCGAGCCGGTCTTGTACCAGGCCGCGGCCAACGAGGCGCAGGCCAACCTGGCCACCGCCGAGGCCACGCTGGCGACCGCCAAGCTGCGCGCCGAGCGCTATCGCGAACTGGGCAAGACCCGGCTGGCCGCGCAGCAGGACGTGGACGACGCCCAGGCCACCTACAAGGAAGCGCTGGCCAGCCGCGACGCCAACCGCGCCGCGCTGGACACTGCGCGTACCCAACTTCGCTTCGCCACGGTGGAGGCGCCGATCAGCGGCCGCATCGGCCGCGCGCGGGTGACCCCGGGCGCGCTGGTCACCGCCAGCCAGGCCGATGCGATCGCCAAGATCCAGCAGCTGGACCCGATGAACGTGGACATCACCCAGTCCGGCAGCCAGTTCCTGGCGCTGCGCCGCGCGATCGCCGCTGGCGGGGTGCAGCCGGCGACCGCCGAGGTGCGGCTGAAGCTGTCAGACGGCAGCGACTATCCGCTGCCGGGCACGCTGCAGTTCGCCGATATCGACGTGGAGGAAACCACCGGCAGCGTGACCCTGCGCGCGCGCTTCCCGAATCCCGACGCGCAGTTGCTGCCGGGCATGTACGTGCGCGCGATCGTCGGCCAGGGCATCCGCCAGCAGGCGCTGCTGGTCCCGCAGGCGGCGGTGGACCGTACGCCGCGCGGCGACGCGCAGGCCTGGGTGGTGGGCGCCGACAACATCGTGCGCCAGCGCCAGTTCACCACGCTGCGCGCGGTCGGCGACCGCTGGCTGGTGGGCGACGGGCTCAAGCCCGGCGAGCGGGTGGTGGTGGAGGGCCGGCAGGGACTGAGCGACGGCGCCAAGGTCACCGTCAAGCCGGCCGCCGCTGGCGCCGGCAAAGGCTGA